In one window of Chryseobacterium phocaeense DNA:
- a CDS encoding DUF2306 domain-containing protein, whose product MKRIAFYRAILWAGVFIMVVTLLVSSCIRLARVTHSLNYGEIPAVDTIDIGYVQNPVLTFLHILPGCFFMLSGAWQFIRPMRNRLIHVHRWNGRIYIVLGLVIGITGITMGIKLGFGGMAEASASIVFGLFFLYALLKAYWCIRRKQFILHREWMIRAYSIGLAVATIRPLTGLFFSFTDIPFHTFFGISFWIAFILNTGIAEMWIRYTRSGSGKKVKSLS is encoded by the coding sequence ATGAAACGAATAGCATTTTACAGAGCTATTCTATGGGCAGGCGTTTTTATAATGGTTGTGACGTTATTGGTTTCTTCCTGCATACGATTGGCCAGGGTAACACATTCCTTAAATTACGGCGAAATCCCTGCTGTCGACACCATTGATATCGGATATGTGCAAAACCCAGTTTTAACGTTCCTGCATATCCTGCCGGGATGTTTCTTTATGCTTTCGGGTGCTTGGCAGTTCATACGCCCAATGAGAAATCGCCTTATTCACGTTCATCGATGGAATGGCAGGATATATATCGTCTTGGGGTTGGTAATAGGAATTACCGGAATAACAATGGGAATAAAGTTAGGTTTTGGGGGTATGGCGGAAGCATCAGCATCCATAGTTTTCGGCTTGTTTTTCCTATATGCCCTCCTAAAAGCCTATTGGTGTATTAGGAGAAAGCAGTTCATATTGCATAGAGAATGGATGATAAGGGCATACAGTATAGGCTTGGCAGTAGCTACCATACGACCGTTGACCGGACTGTTCTTTAGCTTTACCGATATTCCATTCCATACTTTTTTCGGGATATCATTTTGGATAGCTTTTATCTTAAACACAGGTATTGCAGAAATGTGGATCAGGTATACCCGAAGTGGCTCCGGAAAGAAAGTAAAATCATTATCATAG
- the arr gene encoding NAD(+)--rifampin ADP-ribosyltransferase codes for MEHIENKLVPENPKHNPFAQTFFHGTKADLKIGDHIYPGHQCNYMENRKLNHVYVASTLTAAIWGAELALGDAQQRIYLVEATGEIENDPNVTDKKMPGNPTMSYRSSKPFKVIGELGTWQPHSAEEIQAMQDGLRRLKEQGHNLIID; via the coding sequence ATGGAGCATATTGAAAATAAATTAGTGCCCGAAAACCCTAAGCATAATCCATTTGCACAAACGTTCTTCCACGGAACTAAAGCCGACTTAAAAATTGGCGATCATATTTATCCGGGGCATCAATGCAATTATATGGAAAATAGAAAATTGAACCACGTATATGTGGCATCTACATTGACGGCAGCAATATGGGGTGCAGAGTTGGCTTTAGGCGATGCGCAACAGCGGATTTACTTAGTCGAAGCTACCGGAGAAATTGAAAATGACCCAAATGTTACGGATAAAAAAATGCCAGGCAACCCTACGATGTCGTACAGATCTTCGAAACCTTTTAAAGTCATTGGAGAATTGGGAACTTGGCAACCTCATTCAGCAGAGGAAATTCAAGCTATGCAAGATGGTCTTCGCAGGCTGAAAGAGCAAGGGCATAACCTTATTATTGACTGA